A genomic window from Tolypothrix sp. PCC 7910 includes:
- a CDS encoding ankyrin repeat domain-containing protein, producing the protein MTENTDMLLLGTAKSGDIKRLGALLAAGAKADVCDRDGTTPLMFAANLGYTEIVRSLLDAGANINQPRKRYRLTALMLAASANQLDIVQLLISRGANVNATNEDGSTALMAAALKGNVDVVKALLAAGAKLDITDKDDDTALKLAVKQGHAAVVEAFIQSGADVNIPDEEGETLLMIAVDLGHLAVVKTLLASGADVNVKNQDGGTALSAAAAAGNIEIVTALLDRDIQINLQDCDGETALHLAVVEGYLDVVQALLNRGANVQIRNNLGDTPILVAALQGHSQIVEALLRSGAKVHDKNLGEIPLTLAAFQGHTQTVKVLLDYGADANIPAEDGKTALLKATQRNHPGVLQLLIAKGADINFQDSAGATALMWAASGGFPQSVKVLIQGSADLNLKNRGGYTALMIAEFNGFREIVRSLQKAGAQE; encoded by the coding sequence ATGACTGAAAACACTGATATGTTGCTGCTAGGAACTGCTAAAAGCGGTGATATCAAGCGGCTGGGGGCGCTACTGGCTGCTGGTGCTAAGGCGGACGTGTGCGATCGCGATGGTACTACACCGTTAATGTTTGCGGCTAATTTAGGGTACACCGAAATTGTGCGATCGCTTTTAGATGCTGGGGCAAATATTAACCAACCCAGAAAGCGTTATCGCCTCACAGCTTTGATGCTGGCAGCTAGCGCCAATCAACTTGATATTGTGCAGCTACTAATATCTAGAGGTGCAAATGTCAATGCCACAAATGAAGATGGCAGCACCGCCTTAATGGCAGCCGCACTTAAAGGTAATGTCGATGTAGTAAAAGCTTTACTGGCTGCTGGTGCTAAGTTGGACATTACTGATAAAGATGATGACACAGCCTTAAAGCTAGCAGTCAAGCAAGGACACGCAGCAGTTGTAGAAGCTTTCATTCAAAGCGGTGCAGATGTCAATATCCCAGATGAAGAAGGTGAGACACTGTTAATGATTGCGGTAGATTTAGGACATTTAGCAGTTGTGAAAACCTTACTGGCATCTGGCGCTGATGTGAATGTCAAAAATCAGGATGGAGGAACGGCACTAAGCGCCGCCGCCGCCGCTGGCAATATTGAAATAGTGACAGCTTTACTGGATAGAGACATCCAAATTAATCTCCAAGATTGTGATGGAGAAACAGCCCTGCACCTTGCTGTTGTGGAAGGTTATCTAGATGTAGTGCAAGCATTACTCAACCGAGGTGCAAATGTCCAAATTAGAAATAACTTGGGTGATACACCAATACTTGTAGCCGCTTTGCAGGGACATAGCCAAATTGTTGAGGCACTGCTGCGTAGTGGGGCAAAAGTTCATGATAAAAATCTTGGTGAGATACCTTTAACATTAGCCGCATTCCAAGGTCATACCCAAACAGTCAAGGTGTTACTAGACTATGGCGCTGATGCCAATATCCCAGCAGAGGATGGTAAAACAGCTTTACTGAAAGCCACGCAACGCAACCACCCAGGGGTTTTGCAGTTACTGATAGCCAAGGGCGCTGATATTAATTTTCAAGACTCCGCTGGCGCAACAGCGTTAATGTGGGCAGCTTCCGGAGGTTTTCCTCAGTCTGTCAAGGTATTAATTCAAGGTAGTGCAGATTTGAACTTAAAAAATCGTGGTGGTTATACAGCCTTGATGATTGCCGAATTTAATGGGTTTAGAGAGATAGTGCGGAGTCTGCAAAAGGCTGGGGCGCAGGAGTAA
- a CDS encoding cobalamin biosynthesis protein yields the protein MNDKMPKLQRQSQHFWVGFGCQKGVSRKLIEMAIEHVFRENQLNQSALAKGFGGAIAGLATINNKASEVSLGEFCQLRNFSLKTYPAEILRLVCVPNPAEKTAKTMGTPSVAEAAAMLAAANIDWQSTIATQIGESEERFSNHQSLQLNAHSLNLTPYLIDIGVRCLVPKQIFRLHGEPGAVTIAVATLIQPLSKNNSAR from the coding sequence GTGAATGATAAAATGCCCAAATTACAAAGGCAGTCACAACACTTCTGGGTAGGATTTGGTTGTCAAAAAGGTGTATCGAGAAAGTTGATTGAGATGGCAATTGAGCACGTGTTTAGAGAAAATCAACTTAACCAAAGTGCGTTAGCCAAAGGCTTTGGCGGAGCCATCGCAGGTCTTGCTACCATCAACAATAAAGCTTCAGAAGTCAGTTTAGGAGAATTTTGCCAGCTACGCAATTTTTCTTTAAAAACATATCCCGCAGAAATTCTCCGGCTTGTCTGTGTTCCTAACCCAGCCGAAAAGACAGCTAAAACAATGGGAACTCCTAGCGTAGCGGAAGCAGCAGCTATGCTCGCAGCAGCTAATATCGATTGGCAATCAACAATAGCCACCCAGATAGGAGAAAGTGAGGAGCGATTTTCAAACCATCAGTCTCTACAGTTGAATGCACATTCATTAAACCTCACTCCTTATTTGATTGATATTGGAGTCAGGTGCTTAGTGCCAAAACAAATTTTTCGGTTACATGGTGAACCCGGGGCGGTGACAATAGCCGTAGCAACTCTTATTCAACCACTCTCAAAAAATAATTCAGCACGCTAG
- a CDS encoding phage holin family protein has protein sequence MKHFLLTWLATAVALLITSRIVYGFEVRSFVAALIAAVVIGLVNGFIRPILRFFAFPITLLTFGLFSFVINALTLWLASGLTPGSGFEIKGFVPALLGSIVLAIVSSVLNYFLRVVE, from the coding sequence ATGAAACACTTTTTATTAACTTGGCTGGCTACTGCGGTAGCTTTATTGATTACTTCGAGAATTGTTTATGGGTTCGAGGTAAGGAGTTTTGTAGCGGCGTTGATTGCTGCTGTAGTTATCGGACTGGTTAACGGCTTTATTCGCCCAATTTTACGGTTTTTCGCATTTCCGATTACTTTACTGACTTTTGGTTTATTTAGCTTTGTGATCAATGCTCTAACTCTGTGGTTAGCTAGTGGCCTAACTCCTGGTTCGGGTTTTGAAATTAAAGGCTTTGTACCTGCTTTGTTGGGTTCAATTGTGTTAGCGATTGTTTCTAGCGTGCTGAATTATTTTTTGAGAGTGGTTGAATAA
- a CDS encoding peptidoglycan-binding protein: MKGSLSLSILSYLDSLKVFRFRRSNKLDWLLMLSSVPVLIAASAVVTIAAPQKISQATPGVNFNRPTLNIGSQGERVSELQAALKLLGFYTGNVDGIYSTNTATAVSQFKQAAGLNPDGIVDTVTWQKLFPNQAIAPSTVTSTQPSPKSTPALIAPASTNNPNRNIPKPEPKPAQPRQNTTLKPQRTPTRPSPSRTKPVPTTQIPRFVERTPGIQYTTDGLPILRLGNRGYEVGKLQEVLKKLGFLPDSIDGDFGPSTDTALKAAQSRYGLQPDGVAGGETWQVLLGRLQRQR, from the coding sequence ATGAAAGGCAGCCTATCACTAAGTATCTTGAGCTACTTAGATTCACTAAAAGTATTTCGCTTTCGCAGATCCAATAAGTTGGATTGGTTACTCATGTTGTCTTCTGTGCCTGTGTTGATTGCTGCTTCTGCGGTAGTCACAATTGCTGCTCCACAGAAAATATCCCAAGCAACTCCGGGTGTTAACTTTAATCGCCCTACCCTGAATATTGGTAGCCAAGGAGAACGGGTATCTGAACTTCAGGCGGCTCTGAAGCTGTTAGGCTTTTACACAGGTAACGTTGATGGTATTTATAGCACTAATACTGCTACCGCTGTTTCCCAATTTAAACAAGCAGCTGGCTTAAATCCAGACGGTATTGTTGATACTGTCACTTGGCAAAAGTTGTTCCCTAACCAAGCAATAGCACCATCAACAGTAACTTCAACTCAACCAAGCCCTAAATCTACACCAGCATTAATCGCTCCTGCTTCAACGAATAATCCTAATAGAAATATTCCTAAACCAGAGCCAAAACCTGCTCAACCAAGACAAAATACAACTCTCAAACCACAAAGAACACCCACCCGTCCGTCCCCATCTCGAACTAAGCCCGTTCCCACCACGCAAATCCCGCGTTTTGTTGAACGTACACCTGGTATTCAATACACCACAGATGGATTACCAATTTTGCGTTTAGGGAACCGTGGCTATGAAGTAGGCAAATTGCAGGAAGTATTGAAAAAGCTGGGATTCTTGCCAGATAGCATAGATGGAGACTTTGGCCCTTCAACAGATACAGCACTCAAAGCTGCACAAAGCCGCTATGGTCTACAACCTGACGGCGTAGCTGGTGGTGAAACCTGGCAAGTGCTTTTGGGAAGATTGCAGCGACAGCGCTAA
- a CDS encoding cobyrinate a,c-diamide synthase — MALVIAGERSGVGKTTVTLTLLASLCRRGMAVQSFKVGPDYIDPMFHQHVTGRACRNLDPVLTSEAYIQQCFARHSQDSEYALVEGVMGLFDGIKGTGGWGLGTGDWGLGTGDKEIRGQGDEEAEEQRKNSKLPITNYQLPITNYQLPNAQCPMPHAPSITDFASTAHIARLLNLPVVLVIDCSRLSGSVAAIAHGYCSFDPRIKIAGLILNRVGSDRHLSLLKDALESLQLPILGVLHRQDNITIPDRHLGLVPTAELPELDAVISLLADLGDTCFDWERLLPMLGTGNLPLPPAPCPCASSIRIAVARDRAFNFYYQDNLDLLQELGAELVFWSPLADSELPKDVQGIYFGGGFPEVFAQQLAENISVRNTVKTAIIDGMPTIAECGGLMYLCEEIIDFEGKSWPMLSILPTSTQMGKRLTLGYRRAISLQDSLLVPAAKNVYGHEFHRSHLISTPNQPLFETYRYDCAENMGYEGWSILANVHASYIHMHWGASIEIPQRFIQKCWEFKSYYKKAAV; from the coding sequence ATGGCTTTAGTGATTGCTGGAGAACGTAGTGGGGTAGGTAAGACAACAGTTACACTGACGCTTTTAGCATCATTATGTCGTCGGGGTATGGCAGTACAATCCTTTAAGGTCGGCCCGGACTATATCGATCCGATGTTTCATCAGCATGTCACTGGTCGTGCTTGTCGGAATTTAGACCCAGTGTTAACTTCTGAAGCTTATATTCAGCAATGTTTTGCCCGTCATAGCCAAGATAGTGAATATGCTTTAGTAGAAGGCGTAATGGGTCTGTTTGATGGGATTAAGGGGACTGGGGGCTGGGGATTGGGGACTGGAGACTGGGGATTGGGGACTGGGGACAAGGAGATAAGGGGACAAGGGGATGAGGAAGCAGAGGAGCAGAGGAAAAATAGCAAATTACCAATTACCAATTACCAATTACCAATTACCAATTACCAATTGCCCAATGCCCAATGCCCCATGCCCCATGCCCCATCTATTACTGATTTTGCCAGTACTGCACATATTGCAAGGCTGCTAAATTTACCTGTGGTGTTGGTAATTGATTGCAGTCGCTTATCGGGTTCTGTGGCTGCGATCGCTCATGGTTATTGTTCTTTTGATCCGAGAATTAAAATAGCGGGTTTAATACTCAATCGCGTAGGCAGCGATCGCCATCTTTCTCTACTCAAAGACGCTCTAGAATCATTACAATTACCCATTCTCGGTGTACTGCATCGTCAAGATAATATCACCATTCCCGATCGCCATCTCGGATTAGTACCCACAGCAGAACTCCCAGAATTAGATGCTGTGATCAGTCTGCTTGCTGATTTAGGCGACACTTGCTTTGACTGGGAAAGGTTATTGCCTATGTTGGGGACTGGGAATCTCCCCTTGCCCCCTGCCCCCTGCCCCTGTGCCTCCTCAATAAGGATTGCAGTAGCACGCGATCGCGCTTTTAATTTTTACTATCAAGATAATCTTGATTTGTTGCAAGAGTTGGGTGCAGAACTGGTTTTTTGGAGTCCGTTAGCAGATTCTGAATTACCAAAAGATGTGCAGGGAATTTATTTTGGTGGCGGATTTCCAGAGGTTTTTGCACAGCAACTAGCAGAAAATATTAGCGTTCGTAACACAGTTAAAACAGCAATTATAGATGGAATGCCAACAATTGCCGAGTGTGGAGGGTTAATGTATTTATGTGAGGAAATAATTGATTTTGAAGGCAAATCATGGCCGATGTTAAGTATTTTACCTACATCTACTCAAATGGGAAAACGCTTAACTTTAGGTTATCGTCGGGCCATATCTTTACAAGATAGTCTATTAGTACCAGCAGCTAAAAACGTTTATGGGCATGAATTTCATCGTTCACATTTAATATCAACACCCAATCAACCTTTGTTTGAAACTTACCGTTATGATTGTGCGGAAAATATGGGATATGAAGGTTGGAGCATACTTGCAAATGTTCACGCTTCTTATATTCACATGCACTGGGGAGCAAGTATAGAAATACCGCAGCGTTTTATTCAAAAATGTTGGGAATTTAAAAGTTATTATAAAAAGGCTGCAGTCTGA
- a CDS encoding cyclic nucleotide-binding domain-containing protein, translating into MLTSVDRLLFVRRVPIFKELRDDFIVRLASVMNELTFPSNHAIFRQGEEGRSLYIVVSGRVKVHIGDKKLAEVDKGKYFGEMAVFDTQPRSASATTLEPCECLELTQEQLYDAIEETPEIAVNIIRELSRLIRKLNEK; encoded by the coding sequence ATGCTAACCAGCGTTGACCGTTTATTATTTGTGCGGCGAGTCCCGATTTTTAAAGAATTGCGGGATGATTTTATCGTGCGGCTTGCTTCCGTGATGAACGAGCTAACCTTTCCCTCCAATCATGCCATCTTTAGGCAAGGAGAGGAAGGGCGATCGCTCTATATTGTAGTATCTGGCCGTGTTAAAGTTCACATCGGTGATAAAAAGTTGGCAGAGGTAGATAAAGGCAAGTACTTTGGCGAAATGGCAGTTTTTGATACACAACCCCGTTCCGCCTCAGCCACCACTTTAGAACCCTGCGAGTGCTTGGAACTTACCCAAGAACAACTCTATGATGCCATTGAAGAAACTCCCGAAATTGCTGTAAATATCATTCGTGAGTTATCGCGTTTAATTCGCAAACTCAATGAAAAATGA
- a CDS encoding UPF0182 family protein has protein sequence MLWKWGFRLLIFFLGLWLLVVLGSRLPVEIFWFQEVGYLQVFLLRLVTKATIWVFVVGITAVYLLVNLLLAERLKYPQLVTSQPVSSEFTRFLNPQYDPRNLARSFDPRRFPAIRLHWLLPLALGFSLLVALMLAYYGEIAISYWNPEFSKTSLLVSDRFQLESIWHLVRRIFSQVWYLSLVLGIAIAILFYPRLSLRAIAIVMSLLFGQIIYQNWAKILQYFFRTAFNDTDPLFIKDTSFYIFSLPVLELLGLWLVGLFFYGLIAVTLTYLLSGDSLSQGFFPGFSPPQQRHLYGLGGALMVAVALGYLLSRYELLYSKRGVSYGASYTDVVAQLPAYNTLCALAVAIAFYFLWRTIFWRPKSPHRQLAFYGLGVYFLLALVGGLLIPNTVQYLIVQPNELQREQPYIQRTIASTRQAFDLQAIDTRNFNPQGQLTEADIKANELTIRNIRLWDQRPLLETNRQLQQIRPYYRFPGADIDRYTLETEAASSSPAAPNQQSASQNAATTERRQVLIAARELDYSAVPQQAQTWVNRHLIYTHGFGFTMSPVNVVGPGGLPEYFVKDISGDSSALTTANQGIRNSIPIGQPRIYYGEITNNYVMTGTKVRELDYPSGSDNVYNNYDGNGGISIGTTWRRWLFAAYLKDWQMALTRDFLPETKVLLRRNVKQRIQAIAPFLKYDSDPYLVVANASLDQSNQDYSTNQNYLYWMVDGYTTSNHYPYSDPDKDGINYIRNSVKVVVDAYNGTVNFYVADRNDPIITTWRKIFPKLFKPLSAMSKTLSKHIRYPVDYFNIQAERLMTYHMTDTQVFYNREDQWQIPNEIYGNQARPVEPYYLITGLPTNPFEEFLLLLPYTPKQRTNLIAWLAARSDGQNYGKLLLYVFPKERLIYGTEQIEARINQDPVISQQISLWNRQGSRAIQGNLLVIPIEQSLLYVEPIYLEATQNSLPTLVRVVVAYENRIVMAQTLEQALTAIFQPQVTPPPAIIRPVEEASPSS, from the coding sequence ATGTTGTGGAAATGGGGCTTTCGCCTATTAATATTCTTCCTAGGGCTGTGGCTACTCGTGGTTCTGGGTTCCCGTTTACCAGTCGAAATTTTCTGGTTTCAGGAAGTCGGCTACCTCCAAGTATTTCTGCTCAGGCTGGTTACTAAGGCTACTATATGGGTATTTGTAGTTGGGATAACTGCTGTTTACCTCCTAGTAAACCTCTTGTTGGCAGAACGTCTCAAGTATCCTCAGCTTGTGACGAGTCAGCCAGTTAGCAGTGAGTTTACAAGGTTTCTCAATCCTCAGTACGATCCTCGCAATTTAGCTCGTAGTTTCGATCCTCGACGCTTCCCCGCCATTAGATTGCACTGGCTGCTACCTCTAGCTTTAGGCTTCAGCTTGTTGGTGGCATTAATGCTGGCTTACTACGGTGAAATTGCCATTTCTTACTGGAATCCAGAATTTAGTAAGACTAGTTTACTTGTCAGCGATCGCTTTCAATTAGAGTCAATCTGGCACCTGGTAAGGCGAATATTTTCCCAAGTGTGGTATCTCAGCTTGGTTTTGGGAATTGCGATCGCTATTTTATTTTATCCCCGATTGTCGCTTCGGGCGATCGCTATTGTCATGAGTCTGCTTTTTGGGCAGATAATTTACCAAAATTGGGCCAAGATACTGCAATATTTCTTTCGTACTGCCTTTAACGACACTGACCCTTTATTTATTAAAGATACCAGCTTTTATATATTTTCCCTGCCAGTATTAGAATTACTAGGACTCTGGCTGGTGGGATTATTTTTTTATGGTTTAATCGCCGTTACTCTTACCTACCTCCTATCTGGCGATAGTCTCAGCCAAGGATTTTTTCCAGGGTTTTCGCCACCACAGCAACGTCATTTATATGGCTTGGGTGGTGCATTGATGGTGGCTGTAGCTCTGGGTTATTTGTTAAGTCGTTATGAATTGCTCTATTCCAAGCGTGGAGTCAGTTACGGAGCCAGCTATACTGACGTAGTAGCACAGTTGCCAGCTTACAACACTTTATGCGCCCTAGCAGTAGCGATCGCCTTTTACTTCTTGTGGCGAACAATCTTTTGGCGGCCAAAATCTCCCCATCGTCAGTTGGCGTTCTATGGTTTAGGAGTGTATTTCTTGTTAGCACTGGTAGGTGGTTTGCTGATACCAAATACAGTGCAATATTTAATAGTTCAGCCGAATGAATTGCAACGAGAGCAACCCTACATTCAGCGTACTATTGCCTCAACCCGCCAAGCTTTCGATTTGCAAGCAATTGATACCAGAAATTTCAACCCCCAAGGTCAATTGACAGAAGCTGATATCAAAGCCAATGAGCTAACAATTCGGAATATTCGCTTGTGGGATCAGCGCCCACTTTTAGAGACTAACCGTCAGTTACAGCAAATTCGACCCTATTACCGGTTTCCCGGTGCAGATATTGACCGCTACACCCTAGAAACAGAAGCCGCCAGTAGCAGTCCTGCAGCACCAAACCAACAATCAGCATCTCAAAATGCTGCAACTACAGAACGGAGACAAGTATTAATTGCAGCCAGGGAATTAGACTACAGTGCAGTTCCCCAGCAAGCACAAACCTGGGTAAACCGGCATCTGATTTATACCCACGGTTTTGGTTTCACTATGAGTCCTGTAAACGTAGTTGGCCCTGGTGGATTACCAGAGTATTTTGTCAAAGATATTAGCGGTGATAGCAGTGCCCTCACTACTGCTAATCAAGGCATTCGCAACAGTATTCCCATTGGGCAACCCCGGATTTATTACGGTGAAATTACGAATAACTATGTAATGACTGGTACTAAAGTCAGAGAACTCGATTATCCCAGCGGTAGTGATAACGTTTACAATAACTACGATGGCAACGGTGGTATCTCTATTGGTACAACTTGGCGACGGTGGCTATTTGCAGCCTATTTGAAAGACTGGCAAATGGCCTTAACCAGGGACTTTTTACCAGAAACAAAAGTTTTATTACGCCGAAATGTTAAACAAAGAATTCAAGCGATCGCACCTTTTTTAAAATATGATAGTGACCCTTATTTAGTAGTTGCCAATGCCAGTCTTGATCAGAGCAATCAAGATTACTCAACAAACCAAAATTATCTTTACTGGATGGTTGATGGCTACACAACTAGTAATCACTATCCCTATTCTGATCCAGATAAAGATGGCATTAACTATATTCGCAACTCTGTCAAAGTAGTAGTAGACGCTTATAACGGCACTGTTAACTTTTATGTTGCCGATCGCAATGACCCAATAATTACCACTTGGAGAAAAATCTTTCCCAAACTATTTAAACCCCTGAGTGCAATGTCGAAAACACTCAGCAAGCATATCCGCTATCCCGTAGATTATTTCAACATTCAGGCTGAACGGTTGATGACCTACCACATGACAGATACTCAGGTATTTTACAACCGAGAAGACCAATGGCAGATTCCTAATGAAATCTATGGTAATCAAGCGCGTCCAGTAGAACCGTACTATTTAATTACTGGCTTACCTACCAACCCCTTTGAAGAATTTCTCTTGCTTTTGCCCTATACTCCCAAGCAAAGAACGAATTTAATTGCTTGGTTAGCAGCGCGATCGGATGGTCAAAATTACGGTAAATTACTACTTTATGTATTTCCCAAAGAACGACTGATTTACGGAACAGAACAAATCGAAGCCAGAATTAACCAAGATCCTGTAATTTCTCAGCAAATTTCTTTATGGAATCGCCAAGGTTCTAGAGCTATTCAAGGCAACCTCTTAGTAATACCAATAGAACAATCTCTGCTTTATGTCGAGCCAATTTATTTAGAAGCTACACAAAATAGTTTGCCTACTTTAGTCAGGGTAGTTGTAGCTTACGAAAACCGAATTGTCATGGCACAAACTTTAGAACAAGCATTAACAGCCATCTTCCAACCACAAGTTACACCACCACCAGCCATTATCCGTCCTGTAGAAGAAGCATCTCCATCGAGTTAA
- a CDS encoding glycosyltransferase family 2 protein translates to MGNSVVGENVFFSVVIPTYNRKLILEKCLRALEVQDLGESTPITGYEVVLVDDGSTDGTLEWLAAHKEEFPHVQCFEQDHQGPAAARNLGVEKAQGDTIIFIDSDLVVLSNFLQAHAEALVQGQKRLGSDRFFTYGAVINTANFDHPTSEPYKVTDFSAAFFATGNVAIPKHWLEKVGLFDTIFQLYGWEDLELGVRLKNLGLQLIKCPAAVGYHWHPAFRLEQIPNLIDKEIQRGRMGVLFYQKHPTWEVRMMIQMTWIHRLLWGILSLNGALNERTMAPFLQWLINLGKPQLALEVARIFLNWYNVKGVYEAYAQLKHS, encoded by the coding sequence ATGGGTAATAGTGTTGTGGGTGAGAATGTGTTTTTCAGTGTTGTTATACCGACTTACAATCGCAAACTAATTTTAGAAAAGTGTCTGCGCGCCTTAGAAGTGCAGGATTTGGGTGAGTCAACCCCGATTACAGGTTATGAAGTTGTTTTAGTAGATGATGGTTCTACCGATGGCACTTTAGAATGGTTAGCTGCACATAAAGAAGAGTTTCCCCATGTGCAATGCTTTGAGCAAGACCATCAAGGCCCAGCTGCGGCGCGGAATTTGGGCGTAGAAAAAGCACAGGGAGACACAATTATCTTTATTGACAGCGATTTAGTGGTGCTGTCCAACTTCTTACAGGCTCATGCAGAGGCGCTGGTACAAGGACAAAAGAGATTGGGAAGCGATCGCTTTTTTACCTACGGCGCAGTTATTAATACTGCTAATTTTGATCATCCCACTTCTGAACCTTATAAAGTCACAGATTTTTCCGCAGCTTTTTTTGCTACAGGTAATGTGGCAATTCCTAAACATTGGTTAGAGAAAGTAGGACTTTTTGACACTATATTTCAACTCTATGGATGGGAAGATTTAGAACTTGGTGTCAGGCTAAAAAATCTCGGTTTACAACTAATTAAATGTCCAGCAGCAGTTGGTTATCATTGGCATCCAGCATTTAGATTAGAGCAAATTCCTAACTTAATTGACAAAGAAATTCAACGCGGACGTATGGGAGTTTTGTTTTATCAAAAGCACCCTACTTGGGAAGTGCGGATGATGATTCAAATGACTTGGATACATCGTTTGCTTTGGGGTATTCTTTCCCTCAATGGCGCGCTAAACGAACGCACAATGGCACCTTTTTTACAATGGCTAATTAATTTAGGTAAACCCCAATTAGCTTTAGAAGTTGCTCGAATTTTTCTCAATTGGTACAACGTTAAGGGTGTTTACGAAGCCTACGCGCAATTGAAGCATTCTTAA
- the rpsB gene encoding 30S ribosomal protein S2, whose product MPVVSLAQMMESGVHFGHQTRRWNPKMSPYIYTSRNGVHIIDLVQTAQLMEDAYTYMRTQAEQGKKFLFVGTKRQAAGIIAQEASRCGSHYINQRWLGGMLTNWTTIKTRVDRLKDLERREETGALDLLPKKEASMLRREMAKLQKYLGGIKTMRKVPDVVVIVDQRREYNAVQECQKLGIPIVSMLDTNCDPDVVDIPIPANDDAIRSIKLIVGKLADAIYEGRHGQLDAEDDYEDYEGAEEDYDYEETELTGSYASDEDEEE is encoded by the coding sequence ATGCCAGTCGTTTCATTGGCTCAAATGATGGAGTCAGGGGTTCACTTTGGTCATCAGACCCGGCGTTGGAACCCTAAAATGTCTCCTTACATTTATACTTCCCGCAATGGTGTACACATTATCGACTTGGTGCAAACTGCCCAGTTGATGGAAGATGCATATACTTATATGCGTACACAAGCTGAACAAGGGAAGAAATTCTTGTTTGTTGGCACCAAGCGGCAAGCTGCGGGTATTATTGCCCAAGAAGCCAGCCGTTGCGGTTCCCACTACATTAATCAACGTTGGTTGGGTGGAATGCTGACCAACTGGACAACTATTAAAACCAGAGTAGACCGCCTCAAAGATTTAGAGCGCCGCGAAGAAACCGGAGCATTGGACTTGTTGCCCAAAAAAGAAGCTTCAATGTTGCGCCGGGAAATGGCGAAGCTGCAAAAATATTTGGGCGGGATTAAAACCATGCGGAAGGTTCCCGATGTCGTGGTAATTGTAGACCAACGCCGGGAGTATAACGCAGTTCAAGAGTGCCAAAAATTGGGAATTCCCATTGTATCAATGTTAGATACAAACTGTGACCCCGATGTAGTAGATATTCCCATCCCCGCAAATGACGACGCTATCAGATCAATTAAGCTGATCGTCGGCAAATTGGCAGATGCGATTTATGAAGGTCGTCATGGTCAGCTTGATGCAGAAGATGACTATGAAGATTACGAAGGTGCTGAGGAAGATTACGACTATGAAGAAACTGAGCTAACAGGCTCATATGCTAGCGACGAAGACGAAGAAGAATAG